The segment TACTGTTTTCTAAAATGACTTGGGAAAAAGTGGTTTTAGATGAACGTGCCAACTTTCCATTATACTTTCCAGTAGATACTAATAACATCGGAAAGGAAAGACGCTCTTTATATCACACCTTGATTAAGGCGGTTAAAGATGGAAGAATTGAGAATGTTTATAATGATTCTTATTTTCACGAAAAAAGAACTTTAAAAGAGCTTAAGGATATTACTACAAAAGTTGATACGCTAGATATTGGTTATGACCAATTAAATGCAGATGGCTATGTAGATCCTGAATATATCACAACAACTAATATCGAAGCTTTTCATATTAGCGCTTACTTAATCAAAGGACTATGGTACTTTGATAAGCGTCATGGTGAATTAAAGTATAGAATTTTAGGTATTGCACCTGCAGCACCAGATGTTAACTTTTTAGATTCTGAAAATGAAGCAGATAAGGTGCCAAATGCTCTATTTTGGGTATTTTTTCCTGAAGTAAGAGAAGTCTTGCACGAAGGGAAAGCCTTCAATAATAGTAATAGTGCAAAACCAATTACATTTGACCATTTGTTAAACTCGAGACGTTTTAACGGCTATATGTACAAAGAAGAAAATGTATATGGAGATAGAGAAGTTAAAGAGTATGTTGCTGATAATGCCTTGATGCAACTCTTAGAGTCTGATCGTATTAAAGATAAGATTAGAAACTTTGAACAGGATATGTGGTCTTACTAAGAGAAGACTTAAATCATAAAAAAAAACGCTCACTAATTTTTAGTGAGCGTTTTTTATTTGACTTATTTTTACCGTAATGAAAAATGTAGATTATATAATTGTTGGTTGTGGATTGGCAGGAATCGCATTTTGTGAAGAATTGCGTCAAAACAATAAGTCATTTATTGTATTTGATAACAACTCTCAACATTCTTCAAAGGTTGCAGCTGGCCTTTATAATCCCGTCATATTAAAACGCTTTACAAAAGTTTGGAATGCAAAATCTCAATTAGAATTAGCGCTTCCAAAATATGTCATTTTGGAACGACTTCTAAAAACTAAATTAAATTATCAACTTCCGGTATATAGAAAGTTCGCTTCCATTGAAGAACAAAATGAATGGTTTATCGCATCAGATAAACCCATATTAGGGGACTTCTTATCTACAACACTCATACCCAATAAAAATCCACACATAAATGCGCAGTATGGATTTGGAGAAGTTCTGCATTCAGGCAGAATACATACCACTCATTTAGTAACATCCTATATTGATTATCTGAAGTCTCAGGATCAATTTTATAACATAGGATTTGAATACGAGGCACTAGTTATAAAACCGCATCAAAAGACTTATCGTAATGTAACTGCAAATCATATCGTTTTTGCTGAAGGCTATGGACTGTCTAATAATCCATTTTTTAATTATTTGCCATTAAACGGTACTAAAGGCGAAATGCTCACTATCAAAGCACCAGATTTAAAAATAGATTTTATTTTAAAATCTTCGGTATTTGTTGTGCCATTAGAAAATGATTTGTATTGGATTGGTGCTACATACGAACGAGAGGATAAAACACATTCTATATCAGAAAAAGCAAAAATAGACTTACTTCAGAAAGTCAAACAGATAATAAATTGTGATTTTGAAGTCGTAAGTCAAGTTGCAGGTATTAGACCAACAACGAGAGATAGAAGGCCTTTGGTAGGGGAACATCCAATACATAAAAACATGTATGTCTTAAATGGTTTAGGAACACGAGGTGTAATGATTTCACCTTATGTTGCACAACAATTATTCAATCACATAGAAGAAGGAAATCATTTAGATCCCGAAATAAATATCAGTCGATTTA is part of the Formosa sp. Hel1_31_208 genome and harbors:
- the gldN gene encoding gliding motility protein GldN, translating into MNYKFLLSIIATVGLTSSMFSQANILNAKTPQEVGVKTEAQLALDNDKPLEYGYVDDRDILFSKMTWEKVVLDERANFPLYFPVDTNNIGKERRSLYHTLIKAVKDGRIENVYNDSYFHEKRTLKELKDITTKVDTLDIGYDQLNADGYVDPEYITTTNIEAFHISAYLIKGLWYFDKRHGELKYRILGIAPAAPDVNFLDSENEADKVPNALFWVFFPEVREVLHEGKAFNNSNSAKPITFDHLLNSRRFNGYMYKEENVYGDREVKEYVADNALMQLLESDRIKDKIRNFEQDMWSY
- a CDS encoding FAD-binding oxidoreductase, yielding MKNVDYIIVGCGLAGIAFCEELRQNNKSFIVFDNNSQHSSKVAAGLYNPVILKRFTKVWNAKSQLELALPKYVILERLLKTKLNYQLPVYRKFASIEEQNEWFIASDKPILGDFLSTTLIPNKNPHINAQYGFGEVLHSGRIHTTHLVTSYIDYLKSQDQFYNIGFEYEALVIKPHQKTYRNVTANHIVFAEGYGLSNNPFFNYLPLNGTKGEMLTIKAPDLKIDFILKSSVFVVPLENDLYWIGATYEREDKTHSISEKAKIDLLQKVKQIINCDFEVVSQVAGIRPTTRDRRPLVGEHPIHKNMYVLNGLGTRGVMISPYVAQQLFNHIEEGNHLDPEINISRFNT